The Triplophysa rosa linkage group LG3, Trosa_1v2, whole genome shotgun sequence genome has a segment encoding these proteins:
- the LOC130551808 gene encoding ras-related protein Rab-19, whose amino-acid sequence MPWCRWAGNWTSHLQTQSAGEEAEDCCDYLFKIVLIGDSNVGKTCVVHSFRSGVFSEGQHNTIGVDFTVRTIDIDGKKVKMQVWDTAGQERFRTITQSYYRSAHGAMIAYDLTRRPTFDSLPDWIQGVEQYGAANAVFVLIGNKCDLESQRQVLFEDACTLAEQKAALAALETSAKHHHNIEEAFELMARELIVRHGGIVHQDNQSDSPIVFLHSDSHPVDEGRHPEKKSCDC is encoded by the exons ATGCCGTGGTGCAGGTGGGCCGGGAACTGGACGTCCCACCTCCAGACGCAG TCCGCAGGTGAAGAAGCTGAGGATTGCTGTGACTATCTGTTCAAGATCGTTCTGATCGGTGACAGCAACGTGGGAAAGACCTGCGTCGTCCACAGCTTCAGGTCTGGAGTCTTCAGTGAAGGCCAACACAACACCATCGGCGTGGACTTCACCGTTCGCACCATAGACATTGATGGCAAAAAAGTGAAG ATGCAGGTGTGGGACACGGCGGGACAGGAGCGTTTTCGAACCATCACTCAAAGTTACTACAGAAGTGCCCACGGTGCCATGATCGCCTACGACCTCACCCGACGACCCACTTTCGACTCCCTTCCTGACTGGATACAGGGCGTGGAGCAGTACGGAGCCGCCAATGCCGTCTTTGTTCTGATAG gGAATAAGTGTGACCTGGAGTCTCAGCGGCAGGTGTTGTTCGAGGACGCGTGCACTCTAGCGGAGCAGAAAGCGGCGCTGGCGGCGCTGGAGACGTCCGCCAAACATCACCACAACATCGAGGAAGCCTTCGAACTGATGGCTCGGGAACTCATAGTGAGACACGGCGGCATCGTCCATCAGGACAACCAATCAGATTCACCCATCGTTTTCTTACACTCCGATTCTCATCCAGTAGATGAAGGGCGGCATCCAGAGAAGAAGTCATGTGACTGCTGA